The genomic DNA ggaaaataaacaaaatttttCAAAGTGCTGTAGTTTTAAGGCTAAAAGTAATATGTTTAAACAGTAATACCAAGAATGGCCTGCAGATGGCAGACTATACTTGGGCATAGTTCCGTGAGCTCATGTAACAAATGAACGGCTGACAAATAAACTACGTTCAGCAGGACAAACGGGCGATTTCTCTTTATTAAACAGGTATATTGGAGAGAGACCAGATCCAAAATCCAAAATGACTTTCATTTTCAATCTGCTTTCTGCCTATGCTCTGATATTCTTGTTCAGAAAACCAAAGTTGGCCCAGGCACATACAGGATAACCAGTTTCACCGAGGAGTTGGAGAAGAAGCCTGGCAGCCTCAGAGGAATCTGTGAGAGCAGAGAGGAGCGCTTCAGAAACAGCAAGGTGCTCAACTAAGCCAGTAGAGAGAGGCAAAAGACATTTGAACAAGGGTGTCTAAAAACCTGTTTATACTCTAACACCAACGAGGAGATTTTGAAATGTTGAAGTCAATAATTAACTTTATTATTAAGCAGGGGAAATAATGAAGTATTTTCCCTCCTACAAAAATATAGACAAGTCTTGGGGAGGGTATCTGAACTAGAGGAGTGTTTCTAGTTGATGGGAAGGGTGGTGGGAGGAGGAGGTTAAATATGATATTTAGAATAAACACTAACACAGACATAAGTTGCTATAGTTAAATGacatatatagtatatagtatGATTCATTTGATATGACGAACCAGTTTACAATGAAGTGGTATAAACTAACAAGATACAGCGTCCAATTTGATGGCTGTTTGACTTTAAACTATTAAAATAacctggcttttgaactgtctggtgtgtgttaaaatatatattaatagccATGAACATATATTCAATTTGGAAAATGCAAATGTACATTATTTGGTGTGGTTTGCAGAGCGAGACACCAGGTCCAGGAACTTATGGTACAGGAGGTGTGCTGGAAGAGAGGAAGAGGTCTGTGGGAACTCGCTCCTTCATGGACTCCAACACCAGTCTGCGACGTTTCCCTGATAGTTTTGTGGTAAACACATACCTTAATTTATTCTTTTGCCCTCTCTTTGTTGGTGGCCAATAGAGTTTGGTGTTTATTATACTTATCTACTATATAGTGTTATTATACTTGCACTACTTACTAATGAATAGGGCCCACTGTGCCAAAATCATGGACTTTTAAGATAATATTAGCTGGTAAGATACATATTTGGAAAGTTCAGCCAAGGTGAGATGTGTCAATTGATGGCCAGTCTTTTCTGGAATCTGGATCTGGGCTTGGAACTAATGCTGTAGTGCTGTAATCTGTTTAAAGAGATTGTAAGAATGTTGGACAtgtatattgtaaatattagtTCTTATGTCTGACCTATAGAACACAGGACATATTAACACACTCTTTGCTTCTGTAGCAAGACTACACTTTGAGTCCCTGTACCTACAATCTGAAGAGCTTTCCTGACCTGAAAGTAAGTCGCAGTGTCCACAAAAAAGGCCAGACTGTCACGTCCACTGAATGCAAAGACGGTGACGATGATGGCAATTTTGCTCCTGAGGTGAGtacatataatatttaaaaaacagtgaGGCTAGAACCTAAAGCAGATTATAAGATTTTCTCAAATTTCGTTAATGCATTAACCAAGTGTAGAAATGTATTGAGCACTGGTGTATTGTCCTGGTCAAGCGTTACGTTTCCCAGATCTAAATCACTTGATTCACTCAACCGTTCCTGCAGCTGCCAGGTTTAGTTCAAATGTTCTCTAGGAAACACAGTTGTTATATGACcaaaaaaatatgcatttagCAAAAGATATTAACGATGCCCTAATGTTGTATGATCACTTTTGGCACTGGGTTTTGTAGACTTTGGCTaacatgcagctgctccaaagcattttttttattaataactttGAGAAAGCACATGATATACAACAATAGCATGATAATTTACTTGCTTTTGCTTTCACAGTTTTGAACTTTtagttaaaaaacaacaacattggaACTTGGGTGGCGTGGAGGTGTAATtgtaaacacagctccagagcattttatttcatttgggTGGCACAGTGACAAAATAGGTAGTGTCGTTGTCATACGTCTCCAGGGTTCTGGGcgtgtgggttcaaaccctgcctctagtgactgtgaagagtttagTGTGCTCCCctcatgtctgcatgggttccctcTGACTGCTCTGGTATCCTTCCACAGTACAAAAAAACATGTTAGTAGGTAGATTGGCTATTCAAAGTATCAATAGGcatgagtgtgttagtgaatgtgctGTTTGTGATGCCCTGGTTTGGACTGGCAtgatgtccagggtgtgttcctgccttgtgccaagtgattcagacccactgtgagcctgaactggagaaagaggttacagaaaatgCATACAtgcatgcttttctatggaaattAAGCTGTGCACACAACTGAACATATATGCTTATAGGTGTAGATTTAAGTTGCTGAATTCACTTATTATAAGAAGCCATTACGGAACCGTTACAGGTCAAATGTTTATATGTgctccactgtgtgttcatgtactgtacCCTTTACCATTATACCATGtatgtagtaaaaaaaataaataaaacagtttcaGCAACCAAAGTTAATACAATCAGCCTGTTTCAAAACTTGAAGCACAGTCACATCACTGAATATGAACAGTACCAAAAAACTGTTAATTCCCAGcaatattagaaaaaaaaacccaacttTAACAATTGAGCATATTTATAGTACACGCATACAGTGAATTATGACGGCGAGAAaccaaaaacaatacaataattACTTATTCTTAGTTGGGAAAAAATGTTCAATTAaccgtgatattgatttgcggtCATATCGCCCCACCACTAAAATACAGAAACTTCTGATGAGATTGCATTTCTCATCGAGCAGAAACAAAATCACCAAACTATGCTAGATATAGGCCATCCAGAACCCTGTGAAAGACAGAATATCCTTTACCTTATTAATCTGGTTTCAGAATGAAGAGAGTTTGAGACCAGAGGACACTGAAAACATCCCGAAGTTTgcggagaaaaaaaaacatggggtGTTTAGCCAGTTCCCAAGATTTCCTCCTGTTCCTACAGAGAGACACTACCTCTCCTCCCTGGCACAGTGTCCACGTCCTGAGGTAAATATTTGTGTCATTTTTCAACATCTGTTATACTACAGTTGGTTCCAACCTGGCCATGTGAATGCTTGAGAGGCTTTCTATGAGTGCCATTATCTAATGACAATTCACTAATTTCTTAATATATTTGTGGTCATAGGAACCAGAGATTTCAACGTCTGCAATAGCGGGTGCAAAACTCTTTCTGTGATGTAGCTTTTAGAGGCACTAATGGTTTCAGGCATCTGGCAGGTTCCAGAAAACAACTGATGCATCACTGTTATCAGTTCCAATTGTTTCACATTAAACCACTCACAATAATATCTGAATCAATTATTATGCAAAGTTGGAAAATGAGTAGAATGTATTTTTAGCATCAATGGCAATAATTCACTTTGTTGTGCTAATTGTAACTTAACAaatttttggttgttttttttctttgacagaCATTTCCTGGCCCAGGTTGTTATCAGGTTACACATGGAACTATTCAGGGCCAGTCTAGGAGAGGTATACAAGCCCCTTTCCTCTCCTCTGCTCCCAGGATAAGCAAGAGGTCCCAGAAAGTGCTGAACCAACCCCACGTGAGGACTGCATCTCATCTGTCATATGATTGCTACTAAAACAGATGgacttgtttattttattttattccacaTATTTATACACAGCACAGTATCAGCATGATATGTTCATTAACCATATCAATTAGTTATTTGCTTACACACATGCAATACATGCACTTgtatcagctcaacacacagcCTTTAATAGAAATGGCttttaacacattcactcactcactcatgtttagcaagCTAAGAAATCACCACACagtgtgcttttgtttttaacaCTTTTAGAAACCCCCCTTAAAGTGTCCTGAAATCTTCCCAGTTCCTGCTTTTATGATCTGAGCAATAAtggtggattaaaaaaaaacataatttttaaatgatggCAACTAATGTTTAAACACTATCCACTTTCATTCTAATTAGCTTCTTAAATTGGAACCAGTGTCCATTGTAGTGCCCTATGGAACcacatcaataaatgtttatgGGGAAGTTGTTCAACATATTGTATTTTCTGagcacgtttatgtgagaggaGGATGGTATTTGAATTGTCATATTCTTTGCTCTTTGCACAGAACCCTGTTGGACTTGCCCACAATGATATAAAAATAAGCGCAAATGGCCACAGTTCATCATTCCTGTCCGGCACCAAACGCTATCCATTATGTCCAGCAAGAGACAAGTTCATACAGTAAGACATGACATGAACATTGTTCCTATTTTATAATGGTgtctttaataaatgttttagtCATACTCAggatattaatttaaattaatgtgGAGAATAATTGATTTACTATCATGACGATTTGAATCAAAGCCATTGTCAGAAAATGGCTATATTacttatatgtttttttttccataataaTCAAGTGTTAAAATCTTTTAACATTCTAAGTAAAATTTCTGTGTTGCTAAATGCATACATTTGTAGCTATAAAACGTTTAATTTTGAAATTACAAGACTTTAATATAGAATGTTCAAAGTGTcaaatttgatatatatatatatatatatatatgtgtgtgtgtgtgtttttgtataaaAATTAAACCGCGTGTTGAATGTATTGtaatgtaaacatattttattgCTAGGGAGAGACTCAGACCCAAGAACATTTTACCGAAGATTATTTCTGGTTCAACAAGTGGAGTACTTTAAACGTGTGCTTCAGCAGTCTACACCAGTGGTTCCCATGGGTTGGGCCCAATGTGCTTCGTAGAACTGAAAATAAATTCATTTCCATAGCATGATCCAGTAAtgtgtttttgtcatttgtttagACGATTGACCTAGGGGGACTCCCAGTTTGGAGTTGTATTGCACCATTTAGAAACACCATGTCTCGAAAATCACTCTAAAAAGAAATGAATGGTGAATAAAGTATAAAATTCAGCTGGGCCACTGGCAATCTTCTGACAAAGCTGAGGATGTATAAGAGAACTAAACAAATATAAAGACAAAATCGAAACACCAAGAACACATCCTATACATACGATGGTAAATTAAATATGGTATTTATCCCCAAATTTCGCTGAACAATTTCTATTAATTTACTGGGTTTAACATAAAATAATGGTCAACATAAAAGTGTACTATtaaaaattcagcaaataaatcattatttacTCCTTACAAAACCAACATGTAGTTTGAAAAAGTGTTTGAAATGTGTTTCATTTATAAGTTTCTAGTAAAAGACTATAAGCAGCAGAATGTTTAGTCAGCACTGAAGAAAGAACATAGAAAAGCTGGAACACTAAGTCAAAACATCCCGGTACATGCTTTATTGGGTGAATTtattacctttgggatgagttagagttTTGATCCAGACCTAATCATTCCTCATCAatacttgacctcactaatgcgcTAGTGGTTGACTATAAATCATAAATGGACAGGTGTCCATATATCTAAAGTATATTTTAAAGATATAATTCAGACACACGGGGGTTGTGTGTGCTTGCATGGTTTTTACAATAATTGAGCCACTGGTAGTGGATAAAAAAATCAAGATTGTAGTCTGTCAGCTTTTGGTTATTTGTAAAAATTTAATTATGGGTTTTTGAGTGGCACTTATGGAAAGACACTCTCTCCATGGTGACAGAGAATACACATCAGTATCAGCCACACATTAAGGCAAATGTAGTACATTCCCAGGTAGTATTGTGATGACAAatgaaaaacagacacaaatacaTTATATCTAACTTTATTTATCCATCAGCACAAAATAGAATCTGTGCCAGACATAAATAGAAAAAGAACAACATCCACAGTGTAGAAAAATATGTACGAAAGCTTTAATATCTGTGACTGTCTGTACTCCGAATCATAGGCTTAAAGGGGCTTCGCTGTGTAAAACTAAAACAATCTGGCTTTCTTCTGCATTAACCAGATAACTAGGCTAAATGTTATTACTCCTCAAAGTTTCAAAGGCTATTAAGCTGTCTATGACAATTCTACataaatttaacaaaaaaaattataataaaaatccagaTAATTCATATGCGTGTTCTACAGTCTGTTCACTACTATGATCATTTGCCAGGACCAGTGCTACTCATTAGCCACTGTAACACCCCCAAAAAAGGCAATTGTTTCAGCTAACTCATGAAGGCCACTACTGATGTTTTGCCTTGTTTCTGTCTGGACCGAAATCAATGCCGTGCAGCTTTGCAGATTTTGTCGTAGACTTCAGGAAATGCATT from Hoplias malabaricus isolate fHopMal1 chromosome 7, fHopMal1.hap1, whole genome shotgun sequence includes the following:
- the LOC136701915 gene encoding ciliary microtubule-associated protein 2-like, whose amino-acid sequence is MAEKNFKGAPFGSQLARFDVSGVHPANKRVGTYTQISYCKRRTTNLERNLGPGTYNPDIGDFSARAVQERAKGPGWKQAQLTARLAQLPHLLYRDAWENKQFLKTKVGPGTYRITSFTEELEKKPGSLRGICESREERFRNSKSETPGPGTYGTGGVLEERKRSVGTRSFMDSNTSLRRFPDSFVQDYTLSPCTYNLKSFPDLKVSRSVHKKGQTVTSTECKDGDDDGNFAPENEESLRPEDTENIPKFAEKKKHGVFSQFPRFPPVPTERHYLSSLAQCPRPETFPGPGCYQVTHGTIQGQSRRGIQAPFLSSAPRISKRSQKVLNQPHNPVGLAHNDIKISANGHSSSFLSGTKRYPLCPARDKFIQERLRPKNILPKIISGSTSGVL